From a single Accipiter gentilis chromosome 32, bAccGen1.1, whole genome shotgun sequence genomic region:
- the USP16 gene encoding ubiquitin carboxyl-terminal hydrolase 16 isoform X4 — protein sequence MTKSPAVAAHLLMEGVHKKICLLVEKQEENKEFENKKVEKDSKNEQEKEVSLKEENSHPSTNSQVAVKGLSNLGNTCFFNAVMQNLSQTPVLRELLKEAKMRGTTVKIESPELFMEPQLIKLDQPGPLTLAMYQFLTEMQETKKGVVTPKELFAQVCKKAIRFKGYQQQDSHELLRYLLDGMRAEEIQQVSVGILKALTDSNKQNEEELKKKIKEYEKKKGIQSVVDRIFGGELTSTIMCEECRTVSLVHESFLDLSLPVLDDQKVKITNERNIKKNKEKESEDEEDKNNDCYLKQRDEPPGTSKHLQKKAKKQAKKQAKSQRRQQKLQGKVLRLTDICATEQSEKDIEYNQESEAEINSETPDRKREEESSNDGRDHCLTQKDLSVQGSSTEVQSMHENRGKPEQECIESESLMDLPMEGLDSPMKFVNGLDNLSLKDEDDENKDEEELATDFSELHLGANDESDTSTLDDLQTVPVKTCEVSTEDPETAFCTLANREGLNPEEGSIHHCLYQFTRNEKLTETNKLLCDVCTQRHYGPKKNVKSEKKYVYTNAKKQMLISLAPPILTLHLKRFQQAGFNLRKVNRHIKFPEVIDLAPFCTAKCKNVAEGNTEVLYSLYGVVEHSGTMRSGHYTAYAKMRSMNNHLSDLVLRGQSPQALETEPVNGQWFHISDTHVQAVSASKVLSSQAYLLFYERLL from the exons ATGACTAAGTCTCCAGCTGTTGCAGCACATCTCCTAATGGAAGGAGTACACAAGAAGATTTGTCTGCTGG tagaaaaacaagaagagaacaaagaatttgaaaataaaaaagtagagaaagacagcaaaaatgagCAAGAAAAGGAAGTCTCACTTAAAGAAGAGAATTCTCATCCAAGTACTAATTCGCAAGTGGCTGTGAAGGGACTTAGTAACTTGGGGAATACATGTTTCTTTAATGCAGTGATGCAG AATTTATCACAAACTCCAGTCCTGAGGGAGCTGCTTAAAGAAGCTAAAATGCGTGGCACAACAGTTAAGATTGAATCACCTGAGTTATTCATG GAACCTCAGCTGATAAAACTAGATCAACCAGGTCCTTTGACATTAGCCATGTATCAGTTCCTGACAGAAATGCAGGAGACAAAAAAAGGGGTAGTCACTCCTAAGGAACTTTTTGCTCAGGTTTGTAAAAA AGCAATACGATTTAAAGGTTATCAGCAGCAAGACAGTCATGAATTGCTTCGTTACTTACTTGATGGAATGAGAGCAGAAGAAATCCAA CAAGTAAGTGTTGGAATACTGAAGGCGCTGACTGACTCtaacaaacaaaatgaagaagaacttaaaaagaaaattaaag aatatgaaaagaaaaagggaatacaAAGCGTTGTAGATCGAATCTTTGGTGGAGAATTAACCAGTACAATTATGTGTGAGGAATGCAGAACC GTATCCTTGGTCCACGAGTCTTTCCTTGATTTGTCACTTCCTGTACTAGATGATCAG aaagtaaaaatcacaaatgagagaaacattaaaaaaaacaaagaaaaggaatctGAAGATGAAGAGGACAAAAACAATGACTGTTATCTTAAGCAGAGAGATGAGCCCCCTGGTACAAGTAAGCACcttcagaaaaaagcaaagaaacaggcCAAAAAACAAGCTAAG AGCCAGCGCCGCCAGCAAAAACTTCAAGGAAAGGTGCTTCGCTTAACAGATATCTGTGCAACTGAACAATCAGAAAAAGACATCGAGTATAACCAAGAATCAGAGGCAGAAATTAACTCTGAAACTCCTGAtaggaagagagaagaggaatCATCAAATGATGGCAGAGATCACTGCTTAACTCAAAAAGACTTGAGTGTACAGGGAAGTAGTACAGAAGTTCAGAGCATGCATGAAAATAGAGGAAAGCCAGAACAAGAGTGTATAGAAAGTGAGTCTCTCATGGATCTCCCTATGGAAGGATTAGATTCTCCTATGAAGTTTGTCAATGGCCTTGACAACCTATCTTTGAAAGATGAGGATGATGAAAATAAAGATGAGGAAGAGCTTGCTACTGACTTTTCAGAACTACACTTGGGTGCCAATGATGAATCTGATACAAGTACCTTAGATGACCTTCAGACTGTTCCTGTCAAGACATGTGAAGTATCAACTGAAGATCCAGAAACAGCATTTTGTACTCTTGCAAACAGGGAAGGTCTGAACCCCGAAGAAGGTTCAATCCATCACTGTTTGTATCAATTTACCCGTAATGAAAAGCTTACTGAGACCAATAAACTACTCTGTGATGTATGTACACAAAGACATTATGGACCAAAGAAGAACGTAAAAA GTGAAAAGAAGTATGTTTATACTAATGCCAAAAAGCAGATGTTAATCTCTCTTGCTCCTCCAATTTTAACTCTTCACTTAAAGAGGTTTCAACAG GCTGGTTTTAATCTAAGGAAGGTTAACAGGCATATCAAGTTTCCAGAAGTGATAGACTTGGCTCCTTTCTGTACAGCTAAATGTAAA AATGTGGCTGAAGGGAATACAGAAGTACTGTACTCTCTCTATGGAGTTGTTGAACATAGTGGAACAATGAGGTCTGGGCACTACACTGCTTATGCTAAAATGAGAAGTATGAACAACCATCTCTCTGATCTTGTCCTTCGAGGACAATCTCCTCAAg CTTTAGAAACTGAACCAGTAAATGGGCAGTGGTTCCACATCAGTGATACCCATGTACAAGCTGTGTCTGCATCAAAAGTGCTGAGCTCACAAGCCTATCTCCTGTTCTATGAGCGACTGCTGTAA